The DNA sequence GTGTCCTGGGCCGTCGCCGACCTCACCGTCAAAGTTCCGACCAAGAGAATAGCTGCGCGCCAACGCCTCATGGCCGATTCCTCGGTCGGAAGAGAAACGCCACCTGCAGGATGTCCGCCGGCCAGACCTTCGGCAACGGACCAAAGGCAAGATCCTCGGACGCCTTCTCGATGGCACCCTGCGCTTCGAGATCGAAGGAATAGCTGCGCGACGTCCGAAGCACTCTGATACCTCGCACCGAACCGTCCCGCATGATGGTAAAGGTCACTTCTGCCTCTAGCGCGCTCGAACCGACCGGCCTGGCCCACCGCCGCAAGATCTCATTAGTCAGGTTCCGAAGGTAGGTCGGATCCGGAAACTGCCGCCCATCAGTGACCCGGACGTCCGCTACGTCGGTTCCGGCTCCCGGCGTTTCGCCGGGGGCCAGCGGAGTCGAGGTTTTGGGAGGTGGCGCCGGCCCAGTCTTGGGATCCACCTTGGTCGGCGGTTTGGCCTTCACCGGTACCGGCTTCGCGGCCGGTTTTGGTTTCGGCGCGACTTTCGGGGGGGCCGGTGGGGGGGCCGGGACCGGCGCCGCCGCCACGGTCGCGGCCCGTGGGGCCGCCACCAACTCGACGTTATAAACGATCGGCTGGACCCGGGTGGCCCCGCGCGATGCCGCCAGCACAGCCAGCACCAGAGCGCCATGCACCAGGAGGGTCCCGGTGGCTCCGGCCACCACCCCCTGACGCGGCATCGTCGGCACCGACCGGAGTCTCATCGCGAGACGTCTTCCTCTTCGGTGACCAGCCCCGCCGAGGTGATCCCCGCCTCGTGCAGCGCCGCGATGACCCGGACCACGTTCCCGTACGGCGTGGCCCGGTCGCCCCGGACATACACGCTCGAGGCCCGGCGCTGATCCATGAGCCGGCGAACCGTGGCGCGGAGCTCCGCCTGGGTAACCGGAATGTCGTCGACGAAGATTTTCCCCCGCCGATCGACGCTGACCACGATGCCGTCCTTGGACGCCAGGGGCGTGGCCTTGGCCTGGGGCAGCTCGACATCGATGCCCCCCTGCATGATCGGGGCGGTGATCATGAAGATGATCAAGAGGACCAACGCCACATCCACCAGCGGGGTAATGTTGACATCGGCGTTGACCGCCGGCGACCGCCGCCGGCCGATGCCAGCG is a window from the Gemmatimonadota bacterium genome containing:
- a CDS encoding ExbD/TolR family protein — translated: MAGGGVGGAGIGRRRSPAVNADVNITPLVDVALVLLIIFMITAPIMQGGIDVELPQAKATPLASKDGIVVSVDRRGKIFVDDIPVTQAELRATVRRLMDQRRASSVYVRGDRATPYGNVVRVIAALHEAGITSAGLVTEEEDVSR